In Parageobacillus sp. KH3-4, the genomic window ATAATAAAATAAAAATGCCAAAACTATGTGCAAAGGAGAGAAAAAGCATGATTTCCTCATGGCTTGCATCCGCCTGCCATGCCGTCGTTCTAACCGGAGCGGGCATGTCGACGGAAAGCGGACTCCCCGATTTTCGTTCGGCTAAAACAGGGTTATGGAATCGCTTTAATCCACAGCAATTAGCGAGCACCTACGCGCTTGAACATCAGCGCCAATCATTTGTCGAATTTTACCAATACCGTATCCGCACCCTCCGATCGTGCGAACCGCACAAAGGGCACACCATTTTGGCTGACTGGGAACGGCGTGGGCTGATTAAACAAATTATCACGCAAAATGTGGATGGCTTTCACCAGCAAGCAGGCAGCCGCCGTGTCATTGAACTGCACGGCTCGCTGCGGACGGTCCGTTGCCAGCGGTGCGGCAACACGCTAAATAGCGAAGCATATCTTCGCAACCAACTCAACTGCGAATGCGGCGGCTTTTTGCGCCCTTCCGTTGTCCTGTTTGGAGAGATGCTTCCGGAAGACGCCATTGAAAAAGCATGGCAGGCGGCGCAAAGGGCCGATTTATTGATCGTGCTTGGTTCTTCACTTCAAGTTTCCCCCGCAAATCAGCTGCCGGTCATTGCCAAACGGAATGGCGCGAAAGTCGTCATTGTAAACTGGGAGCCGACCGAATTAGATGACATTGCAGATATCGCCATTCATGAACGGAAAATCGGCGACGTTCTTCGCGAAATTGATCGTGAACTGAAGGAGAGTGGTGAATGATGAGTACAGAAACGATCTTACGAGAAGCTTTGCAGCATATTGGCGATTCGACTCCTATACAACAATATCGCCGCGTACACGGCGGGGACATCAACGATTCTTTTTACGTCCAAAGCGGCAAACAGCAATACTTTATTAAAATCCGCCACTTTCTTCCCCCGCGTTTTTTCGAATGTGAAAAGATGGGGCTTGAGACGCTTCGCAACGCAGGCGCCATCCGCGTTCCGTTTGTTTACGGAGTGCAAGAAACAAACGATTATGGATTTCTGATTTTAGAATGGATTGAAGGGAAAGAAACGAACAAAACGGCCGAACAGCTCGGCCACGCCATCGCCCGTCTTCACCAATGTTACGGGCCTTCGTTTGGTTTTGCTGAAGACAACTATATTGGACTGCTGCCACAAAAAAACGGATGGTATGAAAACTGGATCGACTATTTTCGGGAATGCCGCCTGCTTCCACAAATCGAGTTGGCGGAACAAAAAGGGCGAATGCCTGCACAGCGGCGAAATAAGCTCGAAAAGCTGCTTTCCTCCTTGGAACGCTGGCTGCCAAAAGATTGCTCTCCGTCCTTATTGCACGGCGATCTTTGGGGCGGAAACTGGATCGTCGGTGCAAACGGCGTTCCGTATTTGATTGATCCCGCCGTATTTTACGGACATTATGAATTTGAAATCGCTTTTACTGAACTGTTTGGCGGATTCCCTAGCCGCTTTTACGAATCGTACAACGAACGGATGCCGCTCTCTTCCGACTATCATGAAAGGAAACAATTGTACCAGCTTTTCTATTTGCTTGTGCATTTGAACTTATTTGGGGAATCGTATGGCGGCGCGGTCGACCGCGTTTTGCGTTGGTATGTTGGCGGCAACTAACTGCTTTTTTCTAGCAATTGCAAACATCCTTTCCCCGTTAAATCAGGAAAGGATGTATCCAATGAAAGTCTTTTTATTTCAACGACACATCATCCTAAAATCCAGATAAACATGCAACGCCTACTTACTGGTTTGTTCCGCATCATACTGGCTGGCAATGGGCGTCCGCCATGTTGTTTCATCCTTTTGAAACACTTGTTGTCTAAACGCTGTCACCATCTTGCATTAGCGCAGGAACAATGTCTTTACTTCCTTCTTTTATGGCATCTGGGACAATTCTTTCCAGAAATGCCACAAATCAAGCCATTATTAAAATTCCACTTTAAGTCCAGTGACTTGGATCATTCGGAAAACAAAATCGCTTTTTCTGTCTGGGACTTAATTAGCTAACTATTGTGAAAAACAAAACCCACTCTGAAACAGAATGAGTTTTGTCTTCATCTCTAGAGTTATAGTTACATAACGTTAGCGGTTATTTTTTAGTTCTTGAAGTGCTGGCAGCGCTTGTGTTAATTCTTCGGCAACATTCGGACTGGAAGCGCCTCCCTCATCGTTGCCAAAAACCACAAAGGTAAAGCAAGCTTCTCATAGGAACATCTCTCATCAGTAAAGCAAGTATTTCTTTCTGACCTTCATAAATGCTTCTATCTCTTTCTCCCATTTTTGTTTCATTTCATCCACTGGCATTCCGTCTTCTATTGCCTGGCGCATCCAGCCATTGCCGATGAGCTGATCAAAATACGAAACGCCTTGGCTGTTTTCTTGGCTAAAGGCAAATTGATCTGGATATAAATCATGAATGGTTTTGACAATGGATAAACCGGTTTCTACTGGTTCAAACACATGACGATCCGTCACATGAATTTGGATGCCATGTGTTAATTTTCCGCTATATTTGGAAAAGGTCGGCGTAAAGCTTGCCGGGCGGAAAATAACCCCTGGCAGATGCAGAGCGTTTAGTTTCTCCGCTAATCCGATGCTGTCGATAAACGGAGCGCCGATCAGTTCAAACGGCTTTGTCGTTCCTCTTCCTTCCGATACGTTTGTTCCTTCGATGAGAGCTGCTCCCGGGTACACCAGCGCCGTATCAAGCGTCGGCATATTCGGTGATGGCAATACCCATTGCAGCCCTGTATTATCGTAATACATGGAACGCTTCCAGCCTTTCATTTTCACGACCTTCACATCGGCTCCGATGCCAAACTCTTTGTTAAATAATAAGGCTAATTCGCCAACTGTCATCCCATGGCGCAACGGAATCGGATACATGCCGACAAACGATGAATACTTGGGATCGAGCACAGGTCCTTCTACTTTGGTGCCGCCCAACGGATTCGGACGGTCTAAAACGATAAATGGAATGTTGTTTTCCTTCGCCGCTTCCATTGCGTAAGCCATCGTATAAATGTACGTATAGCAGCGGGTGCCGACGTCTTGAATATCAAAAAGAAGCACATCAACTCCTTTTAACATCTCCGGTGTTGGCTTTTTCGTTGGTCCGTATAAGCTATATACCGGAAGCCCCGTTTTTTCATCGATATAAAAAGGAACATATTCGCCGGCTTGCTCACTGCCGCGCACCCCGTGTTCCGGGCCGTATAAAGCGACAAGCTGGACGTCAGGGTCATTGTAAAGGAGATCCACCACACTGTTTAGGCGTTGGTCAACACCTGTTGGATTCGTAATGAGCCCAACCCGTTTTCCTTTAATTAAGTACTTCTTCTCCTTTAATAGCACTTCTATGCCAAGCTCTAGTTTTTGGTTCTTTTTCTCTTCTGATGGCCCTTTTGCCAATACACCCGTAAACAGCGACAAACTCAAGATCACTGCCGAAAAAACAATCCACCATCGGTTCCGCATGAAATCGCCCCCTTTTTAATAAGTGAGGCCATGGCCGTATTCATACAGCACGCCGCCATCATAACTTGGAATCGTTACCGGAAGTTTGCCAGTCGGTGTATTTACTCCGAAAATTGCATCTACTGCCGCTTGGAAACTTGCCTGCTGAAAACCGTATTGCGCAAGATAGGCATTTACGTTCGGATAGGACATCACATCATACGGATTGCGAATTCCGATTGCGATGACAGGAGCTTCGGTGCTGTCGATGATTTGCTGCACCATTTTCATTTGCGGGCTCGATGGCAATCTTCCTGAGACGTCCGCAGTATACGTGCCAACAATGACCGCGTCTGCTTCTTTCACTTTTTGCAGCTGCGCTTCATCTAAAAGAGCCGCCGCTTGGATGACAGTCGCATTTGGAACATAGGTCTGTACTGCTTTCTCTAATGATTCCATCATCGTATTTCCCACAACAACAAGGTTGCTCACTTCATTTGCTTGAATCGGCAATGCATCGTCGTTTTTCACAAGTGTAACCGATTTTGCCGCTGCTTCAGCTTCAACTTGTTTATGCTCCTTCGAACCGACAACGCGCAAAGCTTGGTTGACGATTTCTTGCGTATCAGGCGGTGTTTCTTGCTTGAAAATGCCGCGTTTCACTTTTAGCGTTAATATTCGTTTTACGGAGGCGTTGATGCGTTTTTGCGAAATGTCACCGTTTTGCACTGCTTTCTTTAACCCGTTTGCCACTTCTTCCAGCCCCACCGGCATCAGCACGATATCAGCACCGGCTTGAACCGCTCTTACCGCCGCATCCACTGGCCCAAAATGATCGCTAATCGCCTTCATATTCATTGCATCGGTAATAATGACACCATTAAAGCCCATTTCTTCGCGCATTAACTCGGTCAGCACTTTATACGACAAAGTGGCAGGAAGCGAAATTTCCGTTCCGTCTTTTTGCGAAATCACCTTTGTATCATCGACTTTCGGGAACGTGACATGGGCAGTCATAATCGCGTCAATTCCCGCTTCCATCGCTTTTTGAAACGGATACAATTCGACTTTTTGGAGACGGTCGCGGTCGTGCGGCACTTCCGGCAGGCCAAGGTGGGAATCGACAGCGGTATCTCCATGTCCTGGGAAATGCTTGGCGGTAGCGGCAACCCCACTGTCTTGCAATCCTTTGATATAAGACATCCCTAGCTCCGCGACAAGCTCTGGATTTTCGCCAAACGAACGCCGATCACCGGATTGTCCGGATTATTGTTGACATCCAAAACAGGTGCTAAATTCATGTTAATGCCTAGCGCATATAATTCCTCGCCAATCGCATGCCCCACTTTGTAAGCAAGTTGTTCGGAACGCGTTGCCCCCAGCGCCATATTCCCTGGCATATTTGTCCCTGACTGCAGCCGCGTCACGACGCCGCCTTCCTGGTCTATCGACATAAGCAAACCGAACTTTTCAGCCTCCTGCTGATAGTCCGCGACGAGCTTTGCCGTCTGCTCCGTCGTCACTACATTTTCCCGGAATAAGATGACGCCGCCAATATGATATGTTTGTATCAGTTCCTTGATTTCCGGAAGCATAGCAGTGACAGGCTTCCCATTGAAATTGCGGAAATCCGGCATCAGCATTTGCCCGATTTTTTCTTCCAACGTTAAGCTGTTTACTGCTTTCTCAATGATGTTGTAGCGGCTTCCCTTTTCTTTGGCAACGGCCACTTTCACGTTCTGTTTGCTGTTTTTGTTCGCTGCAGGAGCGGTTTTGGCAGCAAAAGCGATACGGTCTTTCCGTGCCCCATCTGTCACCGTAATCAACGTTCTTCCGTTTTTTCCGAAAAAAGTAACAACACCATGATCATCAACGGTAGCTACCTTTTTATTGGATGACTTCCACCTTAGCCCTTCTGTTACTTCGGTGAAATATCCTTCCCGATGAACATGGAGCGCCCGCAACGAAATCGTATTTCCATTGACTTTCACATCTACTTCCGGAATGTTTTGATAAATGATTAAGTCGGGCTTCGATTTTTCTGTATGCGCTTGCGGCGAAGTCCATGGAACGAAGAGCATCATCACCGTTACCAAAATAACAGTTATTTTTTTATAAAATGACAACATCCTTGCTCCTCCTCTATATCAAAATGAACGCTGTTCCCACTCGCTGCTCTCCCATATTGCCTTCCTCTTTTTACCGCTTTCATCCATAAGACAAATATTCGTTACATACCAGCCACGCCCGTTGACAGAAGCATCGGTATGATAGCGAAAACGAATCGAGACAGTATGTGCCGGAATTGTCACGGTCTTTGTCACCCAATCTCCACTGCTGCCTGTCAGCCATTCTCCGACTTGCGTCCAATGAATGCCGTCTTGTGATACTTCCACTACACCAAAATCAGCGTTCGGTTCGACTCGATACCACGTATCAAACGTTAATGTTGCCCGTTCGTTTAATGTTACATTTGTCGATAGCACTGCATTCAAACCGTCACCGTACCCTGCGAACCAGGCTCGTTTTTTACTAGGCATTGCCACTGGAATCGCATCGGCCGTTAAACGGGCAATTTGTCTGCGCAGCGGATTTGTAGACACGGTATTCCGCGTAGGATGCACACGATTCGTCAATAAAATAGCAATAACATGATTATTCGGGCTTACGACCATCGATGTGCCTGTATACCCAGTATGCCCCAGCGTCGTACTTTCCGACAGCGCATCCATGTACCACCCTTGAGCAAGTTCCCATCCTAGTCCATGGTCATTGCCAGGGAATTGCGGAATTTGGTTTTCCATTAATAGCCGGACGGTTTCAGGCTGCAGGATGCGCTTACCGCCATACTTTCCGTTTTGTAAAAACATCGAAGCAAAAATGGCTAAATCGTGAGCAGTCGAAAACACTCCTGCATGACCGGCCACCCCGTCCAGCGCCCACGCGTTTTCATCATGGACTTCCCCCCAGACAAGCCCTCTTCCGGTCCACGGCTGATATTCTGTAGCTGCAATTCTCTCCTTTAATTGTGGGGAAGGATTATACATCGTATCATTCATGCCAAGCGGTTTCGTAATATATTTATACACAAACTGATCAAGGCGCAAACCGGACAACCGCTCCACTAGCGCTCCTAATGTCATCATGTTCAAATCACTGTATATATACGTTGTCCCTGGCGGATGTTCAAGCGGCTGGGCAAACACGAATTGCAAACGGTCTTCGCGATTGTCTCCCATTTGATACAACGGAATCCACGCCGCAAGCCCGGAAGTATGGGTCATCAACTGCCGGATCGTCACCTTTTCCTTTCCATTTTTCGCAAACTCAGGAATGTATTTGGCAACAGGGTCATCTAACGAAAATTTTCCTTGCTCATATAGTTTCATCGCCGCAGTCGTCGTAAACAGCTTGCTGATGGAAGCTAAATCAAAAATAGTATCTTCCCGCATCGGTATCGGCTGTTTGGATTCGGTAAACGCATCATCCTCATATCGCTTTGCGTATCCATACGCCTCATGTTTGACAATGATTCCTCTCCGAACAATATAAACAACCGCCCCTGGGATAACATGGTCACGCATCGCCTGTTCGATTACTTGATCGATTTTCCGCAAAGGTTCTTCCCTCATGCCAGCCGCTTTAGGCGATCCATGGTGTATAACGGCAAAAACGGGGCCTGGACGATCCCAAGAAAAAGGCGTTTGCATTTTTGACCGAGTTGTTCGATATGCTTTCTTTTCCATTTGCTCGATCGTAGGAGATGGATGTTTATGAAATGTTGCTAAAACAGATGGGGATGAAGAAAAGATAGTTGAACTTAGCATTATA contains:
- a CDS encoding DUF1343 domain-containing protein — encoded protein: MRNRWWIVFSAVILSLSLFTGVLAKGPSEEKKNQKLELGIEVLLKEKKYLIKGKRVGLITNPTGVDQRLNSVVDLLYNDPDVQLVALYGPEHGVRGSEQAGEYVPFYIDEKTGLPVYSLYGPTKKPTPEMLKGVDVLLFDIQDVGTRCYTYIYTMAYAMEAAKENNIPFIVLDRPNPLGGTKVEGPVLDPKYSSFVGMYPIPLRHGMTVGELALLFNKEFGIGADVKVVKMKGWKRSMYYDNTGLQWVLPSPNMPTLDTALVYPGAALIEGTNVSEGRGTTKPFELIGAPFIDSIGLAEKLNALHLPGVIFRPASFTPTFSKYSGKLTHGIQIHVTDRHVFEPVETGLSIVKTIHDLYPDQFAFSQENSQGVSYFDQLIGNGWMRQAIEDGMPVDEMKQKWEKEIEAFMKVRKKYLLY
- a CDS encoding serine hydrolase domain-containing protein; this encodes MNNRSISVVLSSIMLSSTIFSSSPSVLATFHKHPSPTIEQMEKKAYRTTRSKMQTPFSWDRPGPVFAVIHHGSPKAAGMREEPLRKIDQVIEQAMRDHVIPGAVVYIVRRGIIVKHEAYGYAKRYEDDAFTESKQPIPMREDTIFDLASISKLFTTTAAMKLYEQGKFSLDDPVAKYIPEFAKNGKEKVTIRQLMTHTSGLAAWIPLYQMGDNREDRLQFVFAQPLEHPPGTTYIYSDLNMMTLGALVERLSGLRLDQFVYKYITKPLGMNDTMYNPSPQLKERIAATEYQPWTGRGLVWGEVHDENAWALDGVAGHAGVFSTAHDLAIFASMFLQNGKYGGKRILQPETVRLLMENQIPQFPGNDHGLGWELAQGWYMDALSESTTLGHTGYTGTSMVVSPNNHVIAILLTNRVHPTRNTVSTNPLRRQIARLTADAIPVAMPSKKRAWFAGYGDGLNAVLSTNVTLNERATLTFDTWYRVEPNADFGVVEVSQDGIHWTQVGEWLTGSSGDWVTKTVTIPAHTVSIRFRYHTDASVNGRGWYVTNICLMDESGKKRKAIWESSEWEQRSF
- a CDS encoding NAD-dependent deacylase yields the protein MISSWLASACHAVVLTGAGMSTESGLPDFRSAKTGLWNRFNPQQLASTYALEHQRQSFVEFYQYRIRTLRSCEPHKGHTILADWERRGLIKQIITQNVDGFHQQAGSRRVIELHGSLRTVRCQRCGNTLNSEAYLRNQLNCECGGFLRPSVVLFGEMLPEDAIEKAWQAAQRADLLIVLGSSLQVSPANQLPVIAKRNGAKVVIVNWEPTELDDIADIAIHERKIGDVLREIDRELKESGE
- a CDS encoding fructosamine kinase family protein, whose protein sequence is MSTETILREALQHIGDSTPIQQYRRVHGGDINDSFYVQSGKQQYFIKIRHFLPPRFFECEKMGLETLRNAGAIRVPFVYGVQETNDYGFLILEWIEGKETNKTAEQLGHAIARLHQCYGPSFGFAEDNYIGLLPQKNGWYENWIDYFRECRLLPQIELAEQKGRMPAQRRNKLEKLLSSLERWLPKDCSPSLLHGDLWGGNWIVGANGVPYLIDPAVFYGHYEFEIAFTELFGGFPSRFYESYNERMPLSSDYHERKQLYQLFYLLVHLNLFGESYGGAVDRVLRWYVGGN